A single window of Arvicanthis niloticus isolate mArvNil1 chromosome 20, mArvNil1.pat.X, whole genome shotgun sequence DNA harbors:
- the Supv3l1 gene encoding ATP-dependent RNA helicase SUPV3L1, mitochondrial isoform X2: MLLSVHYRGVPCDLVTGEERLTVEPEGKQATHVSCTVEMCSVSTPYEVAVIDEIQMIRDPARGWAWTRALLGLCAEEVHLCGESAAIDLVTELLYTTGEEVEVQKYERLTPISVLDRALESLDNLRPGDCIVCFSKNDIYSVSRQIEIRGLESAVIYGSLPPGTKLAQAKKFNDPNDPCKILVATDAIGMGLNLSIRRIIFYSLIKPTINEKGEKELEPITTSQALQIAGRAGRFSSHFKEGEVTTMHRDDLALLKEILNRPVDPIQAAGLHPTAEQIEMFAYHLPETTLSNLIDIFVDFAQVDGQYFVCNMDDFKFSAELIQHIPLSLRVRYVFCTAPINKKQPFVCSSLLQFARQYSRNEPLTFAWLRRYIKWPLHPPKNIKDLMDLEAVHDVFDLYLWLSYRFIDMFPDSSLVRCLQKELDVIIQEGVHNITKLIKISESHKLLNLESLPLGSQSRLSGASKSPARRTRGTKSAGNKATEPPSPSDNELPLASRLVQQGLLTADMLKQLQKEWLTQQPEHGREKVGTRRKKKDPNAD, encoded by the exons ATGCTGCTGTCAGTACACTACAGG GGTGTGCCGTGTGACTTGGTGACAGGTGAAGAGCGGCTGACAGTTGAGCCTGAGGGGAAACAAGCTACCCATGTCTCCTGTACTGTGGAGATGTGCAGTGTTTCAACtcctt ATGAAGTGGCTGTGATAGATGAAATCCAGATGATTCGAGACCCAGCCAGAGGATGGGCTTGGACCAGAGCACTGCTAG GACTCTGTGCTGAGGAGGTCCATTTGTGCGGAGAGTCTGCTGCTATTGACCTGGTCACTGAGCTCCTGTACACCactggggaggaggtggag GTTCAGAAGTATGAGAGGCTTACCCCCATTTCTGTGCTGGATCGTGCACTGGAGTCTTTAGACAACCTTCGGCCTGGGGACTGCattgtctgctttagcaagaatGACATTTATTCTGTGAGCCGACAGATTGAAATTCGGGGACTGGAGTCGGCGGTGATATATGGCAGCCTGCCACCTG GGACCAAGCTTGCTCAAGCAAAAAAGTTTAATGACCCCAACGATCCCTGCAAAATCCTGGTGGCTACAGATGCGATTGGCATGGGGCTGAATTT gaGCATAAGGAGAATTATTTTTTACTCCCTTATAAAGCCCACCATCaatgaaaagggagagaaggagctgGAGCCCATCACCACCTCCCAAGCCCTGCAGATCGCTGGCAGAGCCGGCAGATTCAGCTCACACTTTAAAGAGGGGGAGGTTACCACAATGCACAGAGACGACTTGGCTTTATTGAAGGAGATTTTGAATAGACCTGTGGATCCTATACAG GCCGCCGGTCTCCACCCGACTGCTGAGCAGATCGAGATGTTTGCCTACCATCTCCCCGAGACGACGCTGTCCAATCTCATT GATATTTTTGTAGACTTTGCACAAGTTGATGGGCAGTACTTTGTCTGCAATATGGATGATTTTAAGTTCTCTGCAGAGCTGATCCAGCATATTCCACTCAGTCTCCGGGTGAGGTATGTGTTCTGCACAGCCCCCATCAATAAGAAACAGCCTTTTGTCTGCTCGTCGTTGTTACAG ttTGCCAGGCAGTACAGCAGGAATGAGCCCCTGACCTTTGCATGGCTACGCCGGTACATCAAGTGGCCTCTGCATCCGCCTAAGAATATTAAAGACCTCATGGATCTTGAAGCTGTCCATGACGTCTTTGATCTTTACCTGTGGCTAAG ctaCCGATTTATTGATATGTTTCCAGACTCCAGCCTTGTTCGATGTCTCCAGAAAGAACTGGATGTCATTATCCAAGAAGGCGTGCATAACATCACCAAGCTGATTAAAATCTCGGAGTCACACAAGCTTCTGAATCTGGAGAGCTTACCATTGGGGAGCCAGTCACGTTTGTCAGGAGCCTCCAAGAGCCCAGCGAGAAGAACACGGGGCACCAAAAGTGCAGGGAACAAAGCTACAGAGCCACCCAGCCCCAGTGACAATGAGCTGCCCCTTGCCTCTCGACTGGTACAGCAAGGACTCCTCACTGCAGACATGCTGAAGCAGCTCCAGAAGGAATGGCTAACACAGCAACCAGAGCATggcagagagaaagtggggaCACGGAGGAAGAAGAAGGACCCCAATGCTGATTAG
- the Supv3l1 gene encoding ATP-dependent RNA helicase SUPV3L1, mitochondrial isoform X1, which translates to MSLPRCALLWARLPAGRGVGSRAAPCSALRVLVGSFPGASGHVPCLAASSSASGGSKAPNTSLFVPLTVKPQGPSADGDVGAELTRPLDKNEVKKILDRFYKRQEIQKLSADYGLDARLFHQAFISFRNYIMQSHSLDVDIHIVLNDICFSAAHVDDLFPFFLRHAKQIFPVLECKDDLRKISDLRIPPNWYPEARAIRRKIIFHSGPTNSGKTYHAIQRYLTAASGVYCGPLKLLAHEIFEKSNAAGVPCDLVTGEERLTVEPEGKQATHVSCTVEMCSVSTPYEVAVIDEIQMIRDPARGWAWTRALLGLCAEEVHLCGESAAIDLVTELLYTTGEEVEVQKYERLTPISVLDRALESLDNLRPGDCIVCFSKNDIYSVSRQIEIRGLESAVIYGSLPPGTKLAQAKKFNDPNDPCKILVATDAIGMGLNLSIRRIIFYSLIKPTINEKGEKELEPITTSQALQIAGRAGRFSSHFKEGEVTTMHRDDLALLKEILNRPVDPIQAAGLHPTAEQIEMFAYHLPETTLSNLIDIFVDFAQVDGQYFVCNMDDFKFSAELIQHIPLSLRVRYVFCTAPINKKQPFVCSSLLQFARQYSRNEPLTFAWLRRYIKWPLHPPKNIKDLMDLEAVHDVFDLYLWLSYRFIDMFPDSSLVRCLQKELDVIIQEGVHNITKLIKISESHKLLNLESLPLGSQSRLSGASKSPARRTRGTKSAGNKATEPPSPSDNELPLASRLVQQGLLTADMLKQLQKEWLTQQPEHGREKVGTRRKKKDPNAD; encoded by the exons ATGTCCTTGCCTCGGTGTGCCCTGCTGTGGGCTCGGCTCCCGGCGGGGCGCGGGGTTGGGTCCCGGGCGGCTCCTTGTTCCGCCCTTCGCGTTCTCGTGGGGTCGTTCCCCGGGGCTTCAGGACACGTTCCCTGCCTGGccgcctcctcctctgcctctggtgGCTCCAAAGCCCCGAACACGTCCTTGTTCGTGCCGCTGACAGTGAAACCTCAGGGTCCCAGCGCCGATGGCGACGTAGGCGCCGAGCTAACTCGGCCTCTAGACAAGA ACGAAGTAAAGAAGATCTTAGACAGATTTTATAAGAGGCAAGAAATTCAAAAGCTGAGTGCTGACTATGGACTTGATG CTCGCCTCTTCCACCAAGCTTTCATAAGCTTCAGAAATTACATTATGCagtctcattctctggatgtggACATTCACATTGTCTTGAATGATATCTGCTTCAGTGCAG CTCATGTGGACGacctgtttccatttttcttgAGACATGCCAAACAGATATTTCCTGTATTGGAATGCAAGGATGATCTACGTAAAATCAGTGACTTGAGGATACCACCCAACTG GTACCCAGAAGCCAGAGCCATCCGGCGGAAGATAATATTCCACTCAGGTCCCACCAACAGTGGGAAGACTTACCATGCAATCCAGAGATACCTGACAGCGGCCTCCGGCGTGTACTGCGGCCCTCTGAAACTGCTGGCACATGAGATCTTTGAGAAGAGCAATGCTGCT GGTGTGCCGTGTGACTTGGTGACAGGTGAAGAGCGGCTGACAGTTGAGCCTGAGGGGAAACAAGCTACCCATGTCTCCTGTACTGTGGAGATGTGCAGTGTTTCAACtcctt ATGAAGTGGCTGTGATAGATGAAATCCAGATGATTCGAGACCCAGCCAGAGGATGGGCTTGGACCAGAGCACTGCTAG GACTCTGTGCTGAGGAGGTCCATTTGTGCGGAGAGTCTGCTGCTATTGACCTGGTCACTGAGCTCCTGTACACCactggggaggaggtggag GTTCAGAAGTATGAGAGGCTTACCCCCATTTCTGTGCTGGATCGTGCACTGGAGTCTTTAGACAACCTTCGGCCTGGGGACTGCattgtctgctttagcaagaatGACATTTATTCTGTGAGCCGACAGATTGAAATTCGGGGACTGGAGTCGGCGGTGATATATGGCAGCCTGCCACCTG GGACCAAGCTTGCTCAAGCAAAAAAGTTTAATGACCCCAACGATCCCTGCAAAATCCTGGTGGCTACAGATGCGATTGGCATGGGGCTGAATTT gaGCATAAGGAGAATTATTTTTTACTCCCTTATAAAGCCCACCATCaatgaaaagggagagaaggagctgGAGCCCATCACCACCTCCCAAGCCCTGCAGATCGCTGGCAGAGCCGGCAGATTCAGCTCACACTTTAAAGAGGGGGAGGTTACCACAATGCACAGAGACGACTTGGCTTTATTGAAGGAGATTTTGAATAGACCTGTGGATCCTATACAG GCCGCCGGTCTCCACCCGACTGCTGAGCAGATCGAGATGTTTGCCTACCATCTCCCCGAGACGACGCTGTCCAATCTCATT GATATTTTTGTAGACTTTGCACAAGTTGATGGGCAGTACTTTGTCTGCAATATGGATGATTTTAAGTTCTCTGCAGAGCTGATCCAGCATATTCCACTCAGTCTCCGGGTGAGGTATGTGTTCTGCACAGCCCCCATCAATAAGAAACAGCCTTTTGTCTGCTCGTCGTTGTTACAG ttTGCCAGGCAGTACAGCAGGAATGAGCCCCTGACCTTTGCATGGCTACGCCGGTACATCAAGTGGCCTCTGCATCCGCCTAAGAATATTAAAGACCTCATGGATCTTGAAGCTGTCCATGACGTCTTTGATCTTTACCTGTGGCTAAG ctaCCGATTTATTGATATGTTTCCAGACTCCAGCCTTGTTCGATGTCTCCAGAAAGAACTGGATGTCATTATCCAAGAAGGCGTGCATAACATCACCAAGCTGATTAAAATCTCGGAGTCACACAAGCTTCTGAATCTGGAGAGCTTACCATTGGGGAGCCAGTCACGTTTGTCAGGAGCCTCCAAGAGCCCAGCGAGAAGAACACGGGGCACCAAAAGTGCAGGGAACAAAGCTACAGAGCCACCCAGCCCCAGTGACAATGAGCTGCCCCTTGCCTCTCGACTGGTACAGCAAGGACTCCTCACTGCAGACATGCTGAAGCAGCTCCAGAAGGAATGGCTAACACAGCAACCAGAGCATggcagagagaaagtggggaCACGGAGGAAGAAGAAGGACCCCAATGCTGATTAG
- the Vps26a gene encoding vacuolar protein sorting-associated protein 26A isoform X1 translates to MQVEKPYESYIGANVRLRYFLKVTIVRRLTDLVKEYDLIVHQLATYPDVNNSIKMEVGIEDCLHIEFEYNKSKYHLKDVIVGKIYFLLVRIKIQHMELQLIKKEITGIGPSTTTETETIAKYEIMDGAPVKGESIPIRLFLAGYDPTPTMRDVNKKFSVRYFLNLVLVDEEDRRYFKQQEIILWRKAPEKLRKQRTNFHQRFESPESQASAEQPEM, encoded by the exons GTATTTTCTCAAGGTGACAATTGTGAGAAGGTTGACAGACTTAGTGAAAGAGTACGATCTTATTGTCCACCAGCTCGCCACCTACCCTGATGTCAACAACTCTATTAAAATGGAAGTGGGCATTGAAGACTGTCTGCACATAGAGTTTGAATATAATAAGTCCAA GTATCATTTAAAGGATGTAATTGTTGGAAAAATTTACTTCTTATTAGTAAGAATAAAAATACAGCACATGGAGTTACAGCTGATCAAGAAAGAGATCACAGGAATTG GACCCAGCACtacaacagagacagaaacaatcGCTAAGTATGAAATAATGGATGGAGCGCCAGTAAAAG GAGAATCTATTCCGATAAGATTGTTCTTAGCAGGGTATGACCCAACCCCCACAATGAGAGATGTGAACAAGAAGTTTTCAGTAAGGTACTTTTTGAACCTCGTGCTTGTTGATGAGGAGGACCGAAGATACTTCAAGCAGCAG GAGATCATCCTGTGGAGAAAAGCACcggagaaactgagaaaacagAGGACAAACTTTCACCAGCGATTTGAATCTCCAGAATCGCAGGCATCTGCGGAACAGCCTGAGATGTAA